A part of Eschrichtius robustus isolate mEscRob2 chromosome 20, mEscRob2.pri, whole genome shotgun sequence genomic DNA contains:
- the MPO gene encoding myeloperoxidase yields MKLPLGLAGLLVILATPQPSEGATPAVLGQVETSVVLTCMEEAKRLVDKAYKERRESIKQRLRSGSASPMELLSYFKQPVAATRTAVRAADYLHVALGLLERKLRPLWPGRFNVTDVLTPAQLDLLSKTSGCAYQDLGVRCPEEDKYRTITGQCNNRRSPTLGASNRAFARWLPAEYEDGFSLPFGWTPGVKRNGFPVPLARAVSNAIVRFPTENLTPDQERSLMFMQWGQLLDHDLDFTPEPAARVSFLTGLNCETSCLQQPPCFPLKIPPDDPRIKNQRDCIPFFRSSPACAGSNTTIRNQINALTSFVDASMVYGSEDALALRLRNQTDQLGLLAVNTRFQDNGRALLPFDNLHDDPCLLTNRSAHIPCFLAGDTRSSEMPELTSMHTLFLREHNRLATELKRLNPCWNGEKLYQEARKIVGAMVQIITYRDYLPLVLGPVAMRKYLPKYHAYNDSVDPRIANVFTNAFRYGHTLIQPFMFRLNNQYQPMQPNPRVPLSKVFFASWRVVLEGGIDPILRGLMATPAKLNRQNQIAVDEIRERLFEQVMRIGLDLPALNMQRSRDHGLPGYNAWRRFCGLPQPSTVGELGTVLKNLDLARKLMAQYGTPSNIDIWMGAVAEPLNSEGRVGLLLACLIGTQFRKLRDGDRFWWQNKGVFSPQQQQALAKISLPRIICDNTGITVVSKNNIFASNTFPRDFVNCSALPALDLASWRDTD; encoded by the exons ATGAAGCTGCCTCTGGGCCTAGCAGGACTCCTGGTCATTCTAGCCACGCCCCAGCCTTCTGAGGGTGCCACTCCAG CTGTCCTGGGGCAAGTGGAGACCTCGGTGGTGCTGACCTGCATGGAGGAGGCCAAGCGGCTAGTGGACAAAGCCTACAAGGAGCGGCGGGAAAG cATCAAGCAGCGGCTTCGCAGTGGCTCGGCCAGCCCCATGGAACTCCTGTCCTACTTCAAGCAGCCGGTGGCAGCCACCAGGACAGCTGTGAGGGCTGCTGACTACCTGCACGTGGCCCTAGGCCTGCTGGAGAGGAAGCTGCGGCCCCTGTGGCCAGGCCGCTTCAATGTCACAG ACGTGCTGACACCTGCCCAGCTGGATCTGCTGTCCAAGACTAGCGGCTGCGCCTACCAGGACCTGGGGGTGAGGTGCCCAGAGGAGGACAAGTACCGAACCATCACCGGGCAGTGCAACAACAG gcGCAGCCCCACGCTAGGGGCCTCCAACCGCGCCTTTGCGCGCTGGCTGCCGGCGGAGTACGAGGATGGCTTCTCCCTGCCCTTCGGCTGGACGCCCGGGGTCAAGCGCAACGGCTTCCCGGTGCCCCTG GCTCGCGCCGTCTCCAACGCCATCGTGCGCTTCCCCACGGAGAACCTGACCCCGGACCAGGAGCGCTCGCTCATGTTCATGCAGTGGGGCCAGCTGCTGGACCACGACCTCGACTTCACCCCCGAGCCAGCCGCCCGCGTCTCCTTCCTCACTGGCCTCAACTGCGAGACCAGCTGCCTGCAGCAGCCTCCCTGCTTCCCGCTCAAG ATCCCGCCCGACGACCCGCGCATCAAGAACCAACGTGACTGCATCCCCTTCTTCCGCTCCAGCCCGGCCTGCGCAGGGAGCAACACCACCATCCGCAACCAGATCAACGCGCTCACCTCCTTCGTGGACGCCAGCATGGTGTACGGCAGCGAGGACGCCCTCGCCCTGCGGCTCCGCAACCAGACCGACCAGCTGGGGCTGCTGGCCGTCAACACCCGCTTCCAAGACAACGGCCGGGCCCTGCTGCCCTTTGACAACCTGCACGATGACCCCTGCCTCCTCACCAACCGCTCGGCGCACATCCCCTGCTTCCTGGCAG GGGACACCCGCTCAAGTGAGATGCCTGAGCTCACCTCCATGCACACACTCTTTCTGCGGGAGCACAACCGGCTGGCCACAGAGCTCAAGCGCCTGAACCCCTGCTGGAATGGAGAGAAGCTCTACCAGGAAGCCCGAAAGATCGTGGGAGCCATGGTCCAG ATCATCACTTACCGGGATTACTTGCCCCTGGTGCTGGGGCCGGTGGCCATGAGGAAGTACCTGCCCAAGTACCACGCCTACAATGACTCGGTGGACCCGCGCATCGCCAACGTCTTCACCAACGCCTTCCGCTATGGCCACACCCTCATCCAACCCTTCATGTTCCGCCTGAACAATCAGTACCAGCCTATGCAACCCAACCCTCGTGTTCCGctcagcaaggtcttttttgccAGCTGGAGGGTTGTGCTGGAAG GTGGCATCGACCCCATCCTCCGGGGCCTCATGGCCACCCCTGCAAAGCTGAATCGCCAGAACCAAATCGCGGTGGATGAGATCCGGGAGCGGTTGTTTGAGCAGGTCATGAGGATCGGGCTGGATCTGCCCGCTCTAAACATGCAGCGCAGCCGGGACCACGGCCTCCCAG GGTACAATGCCTGGAGGCGCTTCTGCGGGCTTCCGCAGCCCAGCACGGTGGGCGAGCTGGGCACGGTCCTGAAGAACCTGGACCTAGCGAGGAAGCTGATGGCCCAGTACGGCACGCCCAGCAACATTGACATCTGGATGGGTGCTGTGGCCGAGCCCTTGAACAGCGAAGGCCGCGTGGGCCTGCTCCTCGCCTGCCTCATCGGGACCCAGTTCAGGAAGCTCCGCGACGGCGATCG GTTTTGGTGGCAGAACAAGGGCGTGTTCAGCCCGCAGCAACAGCAGGCCCTGGCCAAGATCTCCTTGCCCCGCATCATCTGCGACAACACAGGCATCACCGTCGTGTCCAAGAACAACATCTTCGCGTCCAACACGTTCCCTCGGGACTTTGTCAACTGCAGTGCCCTCCCTGCGTTGGACTTGGCTTCCTGGAGGGACACGGACTAG